From the Lolium rigidum isolate FL_2022 chromosome 2, APGP_CSIRO_Lrig_0.1, whole genome shotgun sequence genome, one window contains:
- the LOC124692186 gene encoding BTB/POZ domain-containing protein POB1-like: protein MDPDFAAGDGGPSFEFAFNSVNFSDRVLRIEVVASDDAPGSSDDVGGGSLADWARHRKRRREELLKEKEFATHMSDQTNCNEVEAEECDAYEENQEEPVAMIEEEESPPSVGQDGDEGQSIDSSWTVVSTPVLRVNTIYISSAILAAKSQFFFKLFSNGMKESDQRHATLRITDSEESALMELLSFMYSGKLTTTEPTLLLDILMAADKFEVVSCMRHCSQLLTSLPMTPESALLYLDLPCSISMATAVQPLTDAAKEFLANKYKDLTKSQDEVMNIPLAGVEAILSSNDLQVASEDAIYDFLLRWARAQYPKSEERREILSSRLLPLVRFSHMTCRKLRKVLTCTDIDHEQATKCVTEALLYKADAPHRQRALAADTMTSQKFAERAYKYRPLKVVEFDRPYPQCIAYLDLKRDECSRLFPSGRIYSQAFHLAGQGFFLSAHCNMEQQSTFYCFGLFLGMQEKGSMSVTVDYEFAARTRPSGEFVSKYKGNYTFTGGKAVGYRNLFAIPWSTFMADDSLFFIDGMLHLRAELTIKQPSA from the exons ATGGACCCGGACTTCGCGGCCGGGGACGGGGGGCCCAGCTTCGAATTCGCGTTTAATTCGGTCAACTTCTCCGACAGGGTGCTGCGGATAGAGGTCGTCGCCAGCGACGACGCGCCCGGCTCCAGCGACGACGTTGGCGGGGGATCCCTCGCCGATTGGGCGCGCCACCGCAAGCGCCGTCGGGAGGAGctcctcaaggagaaag AATTTGCAACACACATGTCAGACCAGACAAATTGCAATGAAGTCGAAGCAGAAGAATGTGATGCATATGAAGAAAACCAAGAGGAACCTGTAGCAATGATAGAAGAAGAAGAATCTCCACCTAGCGTTGGTCAAGATG gtgatgaaggaCAAAGTATTGACTCTTCTTGGACCGTCGTGAGCACACCAGTTTTACGAGTAAATACTATTTATATCAGTTCAGCTATTCTTGCTGCAAAAAGTCAGTTCTTTTTCAAG CTTTTCTCAAATGGCATGAAAGAATCAGATCAGAGGCACGCAACACTTAGGATTACTGATTCAG AGGAAAGTGCCCTCATGGAGCTTTTAAGCTTTATGTACAGTGGGAAGCTGACAACAACTGAGCCCACTCTTCTGCTTGATATATTGATGGCCGCTGACAAATTTGAGGTTGTTTCTTGCATGAGGCACTGCAGCCAGTTGCTAACAAGCTTGCCTATGACCCCAGAATCTGCGCTACTCTATCTAGATCTCCCATGTTCCATTTCAATGGCAACTGCAGTTCAGCCTCTGACAGATGCAGCCAAGGAATTTCTTGCCAATAAATACAAGGATTTGACTAA GTCCCAAGATGAAGTGATGAATATCCCTCTTGCCGGGGTTGAAGCCATCTTGTCAAGTAATGACCTGCAGGTGGCATCTGAAGATGCCATCTACGACTTCCTGCTCAGGTGGGCCCGTGCACAATATCCCAAATCAGAGGAAAGACGGGAGATCTTGAGTTCTCGCTTGCTTCCTCTAGTGCGTTTCAGTCATATGACATGCAGAAAACTGCGGAAGGTCCTGACATGCACTGATATAGACCATGAGCAAGCAACAAAATGCGTCACGGAGGCGCTTCTGTACAAAGCTGACGCCCCTCACCGGCAGCGTGCCCTTGCAGCAGATACGATGACGTCTCAGAAATTTGCGGAGCGAGCTTACAAGTACAGACCTCTGAAAGTGGTCGAGTTTGATCGACCCTACCCACAGTGTATAGCATACCTGGATCTAAAGCGCGACGAGTGCTCTCGGCTCTTCCCGTCAGGACGGATATACTCGCAGGCGTTCCATCTCGCAGGACAGGGCTTTTTCCTCTCAGCCCACTGCAACATGGAGCAACAGAGTACGTTCTACTGCTTTGGGCTCTTCTTGGGAATGCAAGAGAAGGGTTCGATGAGCGTGACAGTAGATTACGAGTTTGCTGCGAGGACAAGACCGTCGGGGGAGTTTGTGAGCAAGTACAAGGGAAACTACACCTTCACGGGCGGCAAGGCAGTTGGATACAGGAACCTCTTTGCGATCCCGTGGTCGACCTTCATGGCTGATGACAGCCTCTTCTTCATCGATGGCATGTTGCATCTGAGAGCTGAGTTGACGATAAAGCAGCCCTCGGCATGA